Proteins encoded within one genomic window of Bacillus sp. F19:
- a CDS encoding molybdenum cofactor guanylyltransferase: MKLAGIVLAGGQSRRFGSDKAIEPYKNSTFLELALKNLKAVTEVVAVIGRMACSAENVQYILDNAKYRGMGPLAGLYTAMKEVQAEWYLVLACDMPLIDQDILAALLSGINEKHPAVIPVIDGKYHPLCALYHCTVLPEIERLLDLKELKMMTLLDKLNPVYLNESNFKNPVRFANMNKREDLMILGEQSHENSNPGVG; this comes from the coding sequence ATGAAACTTGCAGGTATCGTTTTAGCCGGCGGGCAATCACGCCGGTTTGGGTCAGATAAAGCCATAGAACCTTATAAAAACAGCACTTTTTTAGAGCTTGCACTAAAGAATTTGAAAGCGGTAACAGAAGTTGTGGCAGTCATCGGGCGAATGGCTTGTTCTGCTGAAAACGTTCAATATATCTTGGATAACGCCAAATATAGGGGGATGGGTCCTCTCGCTGGACTGTATACAGCAATGAAAGAGGTTCAGGCAGAATGGTATCTTGTACTGGCATGCGATATGCCGCTTATTGATCAGGATATTCTGGCAGCTCTGCTATCTGGCATAAATGAAAAACATCCTGCAGTTATTCCTGTCATTGATGGAAAATATCATCCTCTCTGTGCTTTGTATCATTGCACTGTTTTACCTGAGATTGAGAGATTATTAGATCTTAAAGAATTAAAAATGATGACTCTGTTGGACAAGTTAAATCCCGTCTATTTAAATGAATCGAATTTTAAGAATCCCGTCCGTTTTGCCAATATGAATAAAAGAGAGGATTTAATGATTTTAGGAGAGCAGTCACATGAAAATTCAAATCCAGGAGTGGGGTAA
- a CDS encoding MCP four helix bundle domain-containing protein: MKRLKIRKPREKKRFASFSLKGKLLGSFSVIIVLSLLMAAFSMIGFSMVNRQTKQIVQEDMQPLLAEGKLSDNITQRVSLIRAYFIYGKDEYKDQYYELTEESQALQKKLLAQSDNPKSRELMKKSAEWEEIIEDEVIKSFDSGMRVTVNQDAPGMCRILRMSLQRGLILSQQCGFLI; the protein is encoded by the coding sequence ATGAAGCGATTAAAAATAAGGAAGCCAAGAGAGAAAAAGCGCTTTGCATCATTTTCTTTAAAAGGGAAGCTGCTGGGCAGTTTTTCGGTTATTATTGTGCTCAGTCTTTTGATGGCGGCGTTTAGTATGATCGGTTTCAGCATGGTTAACAGACAGACGAAGCAGATTGTGCAGGAGGACATGCAGCCGCTTCTTGCGGAAGGGAAGCTCAGTGACAATATTACACAGCGTGTATCTTTAATCAGAGCATATTTTATTTATGGAAAAGATGAATATAAAGATCAGTATTATGAGCTGACCGAAGAAAGTCAGGCGCTTCAGAAAAAACTGCTTGCTCAAAGTGATAACCCGAAAAGCCGCGAATTAATGAAAAAAAGTGCTGAATGGGAAGAAATCATTGAAGATGAAGTCATTAAAAGCTTTGATTCTGGAATGAGGGTAACAGTGAACCAGGACGCTCCGGGGATGTGCAGAATCTTGCGGATGAGCTTACAGAGGGGTTTGATTCTCTCGCAACAATGCGGATTCCTTATCTGA
- a CDS encoding HAD family hydrolase, protein MNKAVFLDRDGVINEVLTDRVKFVNHPSQLYLLEGAAKAVSLLYNKGFTIFVVTNQGGVGLGYMKEEMLQRIHQKMIKEIEQEGGRIHEVAYCAHAPYAGCSCRKPEPAMITTLAEKYGINLEHSYMIGDRDVDILAGKSAGAKTILIGSADHGADYCFDTLLEAAYWIIKKEENLV, encoded by the coding sequence TTGAATAAAGCTGTTTTTCTAGACCGCGACGGCGTCATAAATGAAGTTTTGACTGACCGTGTCAAATTCGTCAATCATCCATCTCAGCTATATCTTTTAGAAGGGGCGGCAAAAGCTGTAAGCCTTCTCTATAACAAAGGCTTTACCATTTTTGTCGTGACGAATCAGGGAGGGGTGGGGCTTGGATATATGAAGGAGGAGATGCTGCAGAGGATTCATCAAAAGATGATTAAGGAAATTGAACAAGAAGGCGGCCGCATACATGAGGTTGCTTATTGCGCCCATGCTCCGTACGCAGGCTGCAGCTGCAGAAAACCCGAGCCTGCCATGATTACAACACTTGCTGAGAAATATGGAATCAATTTAGAGCACAGTTACATGATCGGCGACCGTGATGTCGATATCCTCGCAGGGAAAAGCGCGGGTGCAAAAACAATTTTAATAGGTTCCGCTGATCACGGTGCGGATTATTGTTTTGATACGCTGCTTGAAGCGGCATATTGGATCATAAAGAAAGAAGAAAACCTCGTTTGA
- a CDS encoding DNA ligase D, with protein MYVKPMLPTLSAGIPEGEKWSYEVKYDGFRAILSISEEGITFTSRNGKDLGALFPEIMNAVQSIFDRLKEFMPCMFDGELVSLKNPYKASFEVIQQRGRLRAKEKINLEAETNPCQYLIFDLLECKQEKTAFHDYLSRKTLLNNIASACGLPLEPRKSNQLIQYVPSYASHETLWRGIRAFDAEGMIAKEHKSKWEAGVRTKSWLKIKNYKYALFFIIGYDKKNGYFKAGVFKGENVIDAGVFSHGLEGADRDSLIKILKENKDSEDSQWITISPAICVELQFLEFYKNQLREPSFSAFRFDLSPHECTWEQLKLNAVSFHEDVQITHPDKPLWESPLRTKTDYLAYLVGVSDYMLPFLKNKPLTVIRYPHGTSDEAFYQKNCPDYAPEFVETAKQDGIDYIMCNDISTLIWLGNQLALEFHIPFQTFNSSCPNEIVFDLDPPSRTDFHLAVSAALEMRKLFDSFGLASFPKLSGGKGIQIHIPITNNRFSYDQTKKFTSFIADYLVNAFPELYTIERLKKNRGNRLYVDYIQHAEGKTIIAPYSVRGNPEGAYAAAPLFWDEVMQDLKVNQFTMDYVAERIKKGCPFQDYFTSPQDEVIQQVLDFIEKNKQ; from the coding sequence ATGTATGTTAAACCAATGCTTCCAACACTTTCAGCAGGAATACCTGAAGGAGAAAAGTGGAGCTATGAAGTCAAGTATGATGGATTCAGGGCAATTTTGTCCATTTCAGAAGAAGGCATCACGTTTACGAGCCGAAATGGGAAAGATTTAGGCGCTCTTTTCCCCGAAATCATGAACGCTGTCCAATCTATCTTTGACAGGCTGAAAGAATTTATGCCGTGCATGTTTGACGGCGAGCTTGTCTCATTAAAAAATCCATATAAAGCATCCTTTGAAGTCATTCAGCAGCGCGGAAGGCTGAGGGCCAAAGAAAAGATCAATCTAGAGGCAGAAACAAATCCATGCCAGTATTTAATTTTTGACCTTCTTGAATGCAAGCAGGAAAAAACAGCTTTTCATGACTATCTTTCACGAAAAACGCTCTTAAATAACATCGCTTCTGCATGCGGTCTGCCTCTTGAACCCCGTAAGAGCAATCAGCTCATCCAATACGTTCCTTCCTATGCGAGCCATGAGACTTTATGGAGAGGCATTCGTGCATTTGACGCGGAAGGAATGATTGCAAAAGAACATAAAAGCAAGTGGGAGGCCGGGGTGCGCACGAAGTCCTGGCTGAAAATAAAAAATTACAAATATGCTTTGTTTTTCATTATAGGATATGACAAGAAGAATGGGTATTTTAAAGCGGGTGTTTTCAAAGGAGAGAATGTGATAGACGCGGGTGTTTTTTCTCACGGGCTGGAGGGGGCTGACCGTGACTCTTTAATTAAGATTCTAAAGGAAAATAAGGATAGCGAGGATTCACAATGGATCACGATTTCCCCTGCGATCTGCGTGGAGCTGCAATTTCTGGAGTTCTATAAAAATCAGCTGCGTGAGCCCTCTTTTTCTGCCTTCAGGTTCGATCTTTCCCCGCATGAATGCACCTGGGAGCAGCTGAAGCTTAATGCTGTTTCGTTTCACGAAGATGTCCAGATCACACATCCTGATAAACCGCTGTGGGAAAGTCCCCTGCGGACGAAAACAGACTATCTGGCTTATTTAGTGGGGGTTTCTGATTATATGCTTCCTTTTTTGAAAAATAAACCTCTCACCGTTATTCGATATCCGCACGGAACCTCTGATGAAGCCTTTTATCAAAAAAATTGCCCGGATTATGCGCCTGAGTTTGTGGAAACCGCAAAGCAGGATGGAATTGACTATATCATGTGCAACGACATCTCAACCTTGATCTGGCTTGGAAATCAGCTCGCCCTGGAATTTCATATCCCTTTCCAGACTTTTAATTCCTCTTGTCCGAATGAAATTGTCTTTGATTTAGATCCTCCATCGAGGACTGATTTTCACTTGGCTGTCTCAGCAGCGCTCGAAATGCGCAAGCTCTTTGACTCATTCGGACTTGCTTCATTCCCAAAACTATCAGGCGGAAAAGGAATACAAATTCATATTCCCATTACCAATAATCGGTTTTCATATGACCAGACAAAAAAGTTTACATCCTTTATTGCGGATTACTTAGTCAATGCATTCCCAGAATTGTATACGATCGAACGGCTTAAAAAGAACCGCGGAAACAGGCTGTATGTCGACTACATTCAACATGCTGAAGGAAAAACGATCATTGCGCCCTATTCTGTCAGAGGGAATCCTGAGGGTGCATATGCAGCGGCCCCTTTATTCTGGGATGAGGTGATGCAAGATCTGAAGGTTAATCAGTTTACTATGGATTATGTAGCAGAGCGGATTAAAAAGGGCTGTCCATTTCAAGATTACTTCACTTCGCCTCAGGATGAAGTGATTCAGCAGGTATTAGATTTTATAGAGAAAAATAAGCAGTAA
- a CDS encoding MerR family transcriptional regulator — translation MEQHDHSYKDKKVISIGIVSELTGLSLRQIRYYEERRLISPQRTTRGTRKYSFSDVERLMEIANKREDGVQTNEILKEMRKKEMRSNPDYRKKMLEGQLNAQFHFRNKK, via the coding sequence ATGGAACAGCACGACCACTCATATAAAGACAAAAAAGTCATTTCAATTGGAATTGTCAGCGAACTAACAGGCTTATCATTAAGACAGATCCGTTATTATGAGGAAAGACGTTTAATTTCGCCTCAAAGAACAACAAGGGGTACAAGAAAATATTCATTTTCCGATGTGGAAAGGCTCATGGAGATTGCAAACAAACGGGAAGATGGCGTACAAACAAATGAAATCTTAAAAGAAATGCGAAAAAAAGAAATGCGCAGCAATCCCGATTACCGCAAAAAAATGCTCGAAGGCCAGTTAAATGCACAATTTCATTTTCGCAATAAAAAGTGA
- a CDS encoding MarR family transcriptional regulator encodes MRMMSYTDEELELALNLFKTFARAFKSVSEHSIRDSKEHGFNPTEFSVLELLYTKGPQKLQQIGSRLLLVSGNVTYVIDKLEKNEFIYREQDPKDKRSVYAKLTEKGQTYLDEIYPIHTLRMARAFSGLSTEEQQQLMALLKKAGVHSQHLLFR; translated from the coding sequence ATGAGAATGATGTCTTATACAGATGAAGAACTTGAACTTGCACTCAATTTATTTAAAACGTTTGCAAGGGCTTTTAAAAGTGTGTCAGAGCACTCCATCCGCGACAGCAAAGAACACGGCTTTAATCCGACGGAGTTTTCAGTGCTTGAACTGCTTTACACGAAGGGCCCGCAAAAGCTTCAGCAAATCGGTTCAAGACTGCTGCTTGTAAGCGGCAATGTCACCTACGTGATTGATAAGCTTGAAAAAAATGAATTTATTTACCGTGAACAAGATCCTAAAGATAAACGGTCTGTCTATGCGAAGCTGACTGAAAAAGGACAAACCTACCTGGATGAAATCTACCCGATTCACACGCTAAGAATGGCACGCGCATTTTCCGGACTATCAACAGAGGAACAGCAGCAGCTCATGGCCTTGCTGAAAAAAGCAGGCGTTCATAGCCAGCATTTATTGTTTCGTTAA
- a CDS encoding undecaprenyl-diphosphate phosphatase produces MDWLQAMILGFIQGLTEFLPISSTGHLYLGRKLFGMQDGGIFLDTMLHIGTFIALIVFYRDILLKLLKNPFTKLTFLLFAGTLPAVFAGVFISDFFDGISKSGVTIGWEFLITGVFLWFADSIKMGSKKLDDLTAGDALFIGCFQALAIFPAISRSGMTIVGALMRKIDKETAAYFSFLLSIPAIFGAIVFQSADLFSGQAAAIGFIPLLLATLSAAFTGYIAVKWMIGYVKKHSLKGFAVYVWALGVLVIVIQSI; encoded by the coding sequence ATGGATTGGCTGCAGGCAATGATATTAGGATTCATACAAGGTCTGACTGAATTTCTGCCGATAAGTTCAACAGGACATCTCTACTTGGGAAGAAAGCTGTTCGGAATGCAAGACGGCGGAATCTTTCTTGATACGATGCTGCACATCGGAACCTTTATCGCGCTCATCGTGTTTTACAGAGATATTTTACTTAAGCTTTTAAAAAATCCTTTTACCAAGCTGACATTTTTATTATTTGCAGGAACACTGCCTGCCGTTTTCGCAGGGGTGTTTATCAGTGATTTTTTTGATGGCATTTCAAAGTCCGGTGTCACCATCGGGTGGGAGTTTTTAATTACAGGAGTATTTTTATGGTTTGCGGATTCCATAAAAATGGGTTCAAAGAAACTGGATGATTTAACTGCAGGCGACGCTTTGTTTATCGGCTGTTTCCAGGCTCTTGCTATATTTCCCGCGATTTCAAGGTCAGGGATGACGATTGTAGGAGCTTTGATGCGAAAAATCGATAAAGAAACCGCAGCTTACTTTTCATTTTTGCTCTCCATTCCGGCCATATTTGGGGCCATCGTGTTTCAATCAGCAGATCTTTTTTCAGGGCAGGCAGCGGCTATCGGCTTCATCCCTTTGCTCCTGGCAACTTTGAGCGCTGCATTTACGGGCTACATCGCAGTAAAATGGATGATCGGCTATGTAAAAAAGCACTCCTTAAAAGGATTTGCCGTTTATGTTTGGGCGCTAGGGGTGTTAGTCATCGTCATTCAATCTATTTAA
- a CDS encoding TerC family protein: MDVALLLEYGWVLLVLIALEGILAADNALVMAVMVKHLPDEQRKKALFYGLAGAFVLRFGSLFLISFLVEVWQVQAIGAIYLLFISINHILKKFVFKKDLHNQKERKESGFWGTVIKVELADIAFAVDSILAAVALAVTLPETALPTIGELDGGQFLVILSGGVIGLIIMRFAASFFVALLQKRPSLETAAFAIVGWVGVKLALYTLAHPDINLIDKHFIESATWKLIFWIVLAGIAIAGWFLSKDESDKPESEEERMIEEAEHR, translated from the coding sequence ATGGATGTAGCTCTATTGCTCGAGTATGGCTGGGTACTCTTAGTATTAATTGCCCTTGAAGGGATATTAGCAGCGGACAATGCTTTAGTCATGGCCGTTATGGTTAAGCATTTGCCTGATGAACAACGGAAAAAAGCGCTGTTTTACGGATTGGCGGGAGCCTTTGTGCTGCGCTTTGGTTCCTTGTTTTTAATTTCATTTTTAGTTGAAGTCTGGCAGGTTCAGGCGATCGGAGCGATTTATCTCCTGTTTATTTCGATCAATCATATATTAAAAAAATTCGTCTTTAAAAAGGATCTCCATAATCAAAAGGAACGAAAGGAATCAGGGTTTTGGGGAACTGTTATTAAAGTTGAGCTTGCTGATATCGCCTTTGCGGTCGATTCGATACTAGCTGCCGTTGCTCTTGCCGTTACATTGCCAGAAACCGCCCTGCCGACAATTGGCGAACTTGATGGCGGACAGTTTTTAGTCATTCTTTCCGGCGGAGTTATTGGCCTGATCATCATGAGATTTGCAGCAAGCTTTTTCGTTGCACTTCTGCAAAAGCGGCCGAGTCTTGAAACAGCAGCCTTCGCCATCGTCGGCTGGGTAGGTGTTAAGCTCGCGTTATACACGCTAGCGCACCCTGACATCAATCTTATAGATAAACATTTTATAGAATCAGCTACTTGGAAGCTGATCTTCTGGATTGTCCTTGCAGGCATTGCCATAGCAGGATGGTTCCTGTCAAAAGACGAAAGCGACAAGCCGGAATCAGAAGAAGAGCGCATGATTGAAGAAGCGGAACACAGATAA
- a CDS encoding aldehyde dehydrogenase family protein — translation MSRNQTMNVLNPATLNSAEKIDETPIYHIQQIYELSKSAFDTWKEKSVKERLSFIRKLKNVMLDRMDEIIEVIADDTGKVKVEAVTADVMPVLDAIAFLEKTAEKSLAVRRVQTPVTFWGKKSYIEYMARGTVLVISPWNYPLQLAMVPMLNALIAGNSVILKPSEVTPLVGKCIEHLFMLAEFPKGIVQVAHGGKDVGAALTREKPDYIFFTGSVATGKKIQEEASKALTPTTLELGGKDPILIFADANLDRAAKGAAWGAFTNSGQVCISSERIYVEQSVYEEFLEKLQSETLKLKQGTDVNDDIGSMTYRGQIEIMKEQLEEAIAGGARLVSGTMPRDWDLSQGLFIPPTIVVDVHQKMKLVQEETFGPVVTVMPFQSEEEAIELANDSIYGLNASVWSKDLKKAKRVVSKLVTGNAVINDVMMSVANHHLPFGGVKHSGIGKYHGKQGIRVFCHEKSVLLDRGKKKTEIQWYPYQNKYPKIRSFLKVLFRKK, via the coding sequence ATGTCACGAAATCAGACTATGAACGTCCTGAACCCAGCTACATTAAACAGTGCTGAAAAGATAGATGAAACGCCAATTTATCATATTCAGCAAATATATGAGCTTTCAAAATCAGCCTTTGACACATGGAAAGAAAAAAGTGTAAAGGAGCGGCTTTCCTTCATCCGGAAATTAAAAAACGTGATGCTCGACCGAATGGATGAAATTATTGAGGTGATAGCAGACGATACTGGAAAAGTGAAAGTAGAAGCTGTCACAGCGGATGTTATGCCGGTTTTGGATGCGATTGCTTTTTTAGAAAAGACGGCGGAAAAAAGTCTTGCAGTGCGCCGGGTGCAGACGCCGGTCACTTTCTGGGGAAAGAAAAGCTATATAGAATATATGGCAAGAGGCACTGTGCTTGTCATTTCACCATGGAACTATCCGCTTCAGCTGGCTATGGTCCCGATGCTGAATGCTCTTATTGCCGGCAATTCAGTTATCCTGAAACCATCCGAAGTTACGCCGTTAGTTGGGAAATGCATTGAACATTTGTTCATGCTGGCTGAGTTTCCAAAAGGGATTGTACAAGTTGCCCATGGAGGCAAAGATGTAGGAGCTGCGCTGACTAGAGAAAAACCTGATTATATTTTTTTTACCGGATCTGTTGCGACGGGAAAAAAAATTCAGGAAGAAGCATCTAAAGCATTAACACCTACGACACTTGAACTTGGAGGGAAAGATCCAATCCTTATTTTCGCAGATGCCAATCTGGACCGGGCGGCAAAGGGTGCAGCGTGGGGAGCTTTTACTAACAGCGGTCAAGTGTGCATCAGCTCTGAGCGAATTTACGTAGAACAGAGTGTTTATGAAGAATTTCTTGAAAAACTTCAAAGTGAAACTTTAAAGCTCAAACAGGGCACAGACGTAAATGATGATATTGGATCCATGACCTATCGGGGCCAGATAGAAATTATGAAAGAACAACTGGAAGAGGCAATAGCAGGAGGTGCCAGGTTAGTAAGCGGTACGATGCCGCGTGATTGGGATTTGTCTCAAGGCCTTTTCATTCCCCCAACCATTGTCGTTGATGTTCATCAAAAAATGAAGCTAGTACAGGAAGAAACATTTGGACCTGTTGTAACTGTCATGCCCTTTCAATCAGAGGAAGAGGCAATAGAACTTGCAAATGACTCCATCTACGGGTTAAATGCCAGCGTTTGGAGCAAAGACTTAAAGAAAGCGAAACGGGTTGTTTCAAAGCTCGTTACTGGAAATGCGGTTATCAATGATGTGATGATGTCAGTAGCCAACCACCATCTTCCATTCGGCGGAGTGAAGCACAGCGGAATAGGAAAGTACCACGGGAAGCAGGGTATACGTGTGTTTTGTCATGAAAAGTCTGTTTTACTTGATCGGGGAAAGAAAAAGACGGAGATTCAATGGTATCCCTATCAGAATAAATACCCTAAAATCCGATCATTTCTAAAGGTGCTTTTCAGGAAAAAATAA
- a CDS encoding DedA family protein, producing the protein MEHYILAFIEYFKDLSYFGVLLALCFEFVPAEVVLPLAGYWVYQGDMTLWGTVLAGTVGGTIGPLTLYALGRYGGRPFLIKYGKYMFINEENLSKADAFFEKNGAMVAFTARFLPGVRTLISIPCGMAKMNVWIFSIYTFAAMLPITFLYVFLGFKLGDKWEEVGGIANDYLLPAGVVIVIIFLLYKFMTRKAIKPTTFTHKN; encoded by the coding sequence ATGGAACATTACATTCTAGCTTTTATTGAATACTTTAAAGACCTTTCGTACTTTGGCGTGCTCCTTGCACTGTGCTTTGAGTTTGTGCCTGCTGAAGTGGTGCTGCCGCTTGCAGGGTATTGGGTTTATCAGGGAGATATGACTTTATGGGGGACGGTTCTTGCCGGAACGGTCGGGGGAACAATCGGTCCGCTTACCCTTTATGCGCTTGGCCGCTACGGGGGAAGACCATTTCTCATAAAGTATGGAAAATATATGTTTATCAACGAAGAAAACCTTTCAAAGGCAGATGCTTTCTTCGAAAAAAACGGAGCGATGGTGGCATTTACCGCCCGTTTCCTGCCTGGAGTCAGAACGCTGATCTCCATACCATGCGGAATGGCTAAAATGAACGTCTGGATTTTTTCCATTTATACGTTTGCTGCAATGCTTCCTATTACGTTTTTATACGTATTTCTTGGGTTTAAACTTGGTGACAAATGGGAGGAAGTAGGCGGAATAGCGAACGACTATTTACTTCCGGCGGGTGTTGTCATTGTCATTATTTTTCTTTTGTACAAGTTTATGACAAGAAAAGCAATCAAGCCTACAACATTCACTCATAAGAATTAA
- a CDS encoding stress protein encodes MSKLFQKALEDQRAFYCKKLLALCIYNQEVLSSMTLSELKKEYHYFYNNIPLIKLSHKKSV; translated from the coding sequence ATGAGTAAATTATTTCAAAAAGCATTGGAAGATCAAAGAGCCTTTTACTGCAAGAAACTATTAGCTCTTTGCATCTATAATCAAGAAGTTTTGAGCAGCATGACGCTGTCAGAATTAAAAAAGGAATACCATTATTTTTATAACAATATCCCTTTAATCAAGCTTTCACATAAAAAGTCTGTATAA
- a CDS encoding Ku protein — protein sequence MHTMWKGSISFGLVNIPIKLYAATEDKDVKLRNLHSKCHTPIQYEKKCPNCDETVGNDDIVKGYEYVKGKFVILDEEELKQLKQEHEDKAVEIIDFVNLEDIDPIYFNRSYFVGPGENGGKAYSLLREALLKSGKIGVAEMTIRSKQQLAVLRVYQNTIVMETIHYPDEVRNTSDVPSVPEKTELGEKELETAIMLIDQLTTTFNPETYKDDYREALLGLIQKKAGQNEGKTPADAPRENVVDLMSALQASIDRSKEKPAKKETAPKKPEPAKAKKKTKTVRKKA from the coding sequence ATGCACACAATGTGGAAAGGGTCCATCAGCTTCGGACTGGTGAATATCCCAATCAAATTATATGCAGCTACCGAAGATAAAGATGTAAAGCTCAGAAATTTGCACAGTAAATGTCATACCCCCATTCAATATGAAAAAAAATGTCCTAACTGTGATGAAACAGTCGGGAATGACGATATTGTCAAAGGCTATGAATATGTGAAGGGCAAGTTTGTCATTTTAGATGAAGAAGAATTGAAACAGCTTAAACAAGAGCATGAAGACAAAGCAGTCGAAATTATCGATTTTGTGAACTTGGAAGATATTGATCCCATCTATTTCAACCGATCATATTTTGTCGGCCCTGGAGAAAATGGAGGAAAAGCCTATTCACTGCTTCGTGAGGCCCTTTTAAAATCAGGAAAAATCGGAGTTGCCGAAATGACCATCCGTTCTAAGCAGCAGCTCGCTGTTCTCCGCGTATATCAGAACACAATTGTGATGGAAACCATTCATTATCCGGATGAAGTCCGGAATACTTCTGATGTGCCAAGTGTTCCTGAAAAAACAGAGCTTGGAGAAAAAGAACTTGAAACTGCGATTATGCTGATTGATCAGCTAACAACGACCTTTAACCCTGAAACTTACAAAGATGACTACCGGGAAGCACTTCTTGGTCTCATTCAAAAGAAAGCTGGCCAAAACGAAGGAAAAACACCGGCAGATGCTCCGCGTGAAAATGTCGTTGACTTAATGAGTGCTCTACAGGCAAGCATTGACCGCTCAAAAGAAAAGCCGGCAAAAAAAGAAACTGCTCCTAAAAAACCTGAGCCTGCCAAAGCGAAGAAAAAAACGAAAACAGTCCGCAAAAAAGCGTAG
- the sigI gene encoding RNA polymerase sigma factor SigI: protein MLSLLFKLGKKKPTLEDTVLQIQDGDQQMQNTLIDQYKPFVAKTVSSVCKRYIDERDDEFSIGLIAFNEAIEKYSTEKGSSLLAFAELIIKRKVIDYIRKEARNPQTVNIDLQEHEEGEASQSKIEADLSIEEHQKLIEQEQRREEIVYFQTVLQEFGLSFSELMEQSPKHIDARQNAIKVAQILIEHDELKRILFTKKQLPVKQLETLVSVSRKTIERNRKYIIAMTIILSGDYIYLKDYIRGVLQS from the coding sequence GTGCTTAGCCTACTGTTTAAACTTGGCAAAAAGAAACCAACTTTAGAAGATACCGTCTTGCAGATACAAGATGGGGATCAGCAAATGCAGAACACACTAATTGACCAATATAAACCATTCGTGGCAAAAACCGTTTCTTCGGTTTGTAAAAGATACATTGATGAGAGAGACGATGAGTTCAGTATTGGTCTCATTGCTTTTAATGAAGCCATTGAAAAGTATTCAACTGAAAAAGGGAGCTCGCTTCTTGCTTTCGCCGAATTGATTATAAAGAGAAAAGTGATCGATTATATCCGGAAAGAGGCAAGAAATCCCCAAACAGTGAACATTGACCTTCAGGAGCATGAAGAAGGCGAGGCCTCACAAAGCAAGATCGAGGCGGATCTGTCGATTGAAGAGCATCAGAAACTGATTGAACAAGAACAGCGCAGAGAAGAGATTGTTTACTTTCAGACAGTCCTGCAGGAATTTGGCTTGTCTTTTTCAGAACTGATGGAGCAATCTCCAAAGCATATAGACGCAAGACAAAATGCAATTAAGGTGGCGCAAATACTTATTGAACATGATGAACTCAAGCGCATCCTGTTCACAAAAAAACAGCTTCCGGTCAAACAGCTTGAGACGCTTGTATCTGTCAGTCGCAAAACAATAGAGAGAAATAGAAAATATATTATTGCAATGACAATTATTTTATCTGGGGATTACATTTATCTGAAAGACTATATAAGAGGGGTGCTTCAATCATGA